The region GCGGGTGATCAGCAGGTGTTCTTTGATCGGATCTTCTTCGCGTTCGGCGCGGCGCGATTTGCTCGCCAGCAGGCCTAGCATGCGGTCCGAGTCACGTACGGAGGAGACTTCCGGGTTGGTCACGACGATGGCCTCGTCGGCGAAGTACATCGCCAGGTGGGCACCTTTCTCGATACCGGCCGGGGAGTCGCAGACCACGTATTCGAAGTCTTCCTTGAGCTGCATCAGGACCTTTTCAACGCCTTCCTGGGTCAGCGCATCTTTGTCACGGGTCTGGCTGGCGGCCAGGACATAGAGGTTCTCAAGGCGTTTATCCTTGATCAGCGCCTGTTGCAGGTTGGCTTCGCCGTTTACCACGTTGACGAAGTCGTACACCACGCGGCGCTCGCAGCCCATGATCAGGTCGAGGTTACGCAGGCCGACGTCGAAGTCGACGATGACTGTCTTGTGGCCACGCAGTGCGAGGCCGGTACCAATAGCGGCGCTGGTGGTGGTCTTACCCACACCACCCTTGCCGGATGTAACCACGAGAATCTTGGCCAAGGTGCTTCACCCCTAATGAAAAAGGACGTCGAGTCCCAAAAATACAAAAAAAACGGCAACATCGAAAAAAGTTGCGCAGAAAATGGCGGCAAGTATCCGTTAAAGACGGGTGATGTTCAACACGTCACCAGACAGGCTGATCTGCACACCGGCCCCCCATAGCGGATCGCGGCGCAAGTCTTCGGAGACCTTGTACTGTCCGGCGATCGAGACCATTTCGGCGGTCAGCTGCTGGCAGAAAATGCGCGCACGGGTATTGCCCTTGATCCCGGCCAGTGCACGGCCACGCATTGCACCGTACACATGGATGTTGCCATCGGCGAGAAGTTCCGCGCCCGGGCTGACCGACGACACTACTATCAAATCGCCACCCTGGGCGTAGATCTGCTGACCGCCACGTACCGGCGTGGTGATGATCTTGGTCGGCTTGATCGCAGGCTCCGGGGC is a window of Pseudomonas sp. DG56-2 DNA encoding:
- the minD gene encoding septum site-determining protein MinD is translated as MAKILVVTSGKGGVGKTTTSAAIGTGLALRGHKTVIVDFDVGLRNLDLIMGCERRVVYDFVNVVNGEANLQQALIKDKRLENLYVLAASQTRDKDALTQEGVEKVLMQLKEDFEYVVCDSPAGIEKGAHLAMYFADEAIVVTNPEVSSVRDSDRMLGLLASKSRRAEREEDPIKEHLLITRYHPERVSQGEMLGVEDVKEILSVALLGVIPESQAVLKASNQGVPVILDDQSDAGQAYSDTVDRLLGKNVEHRFLDVKKKGFFERLFGGN